In Neptuniibacter halophilus, the genomic stretch GGAGCGGCCAGATCTGGGTAAGGTGCGGCAGTTGTTGCTGAACTTTACCGAGGCGCTGGATCATCAGGCGCCGGAATTCGGGCTCGCGCTCTGACGCGGGTCAGAGCGGGCTGGCCTCGTTGTAATCGATGGCGATGATCTCATACCAGATCTCGCTGCCATCGGGTTTGGTCAGGCAGACCTCGTCTCCCAGTTGCTTCTTCAGCAGCAGTCGGGCGAGGGGGGAATCCATCGAGATATAATCCGAGCCGGCATCGATCTCATCCGGGCCGACGATGCGGTAGCGTTTCTCCTGCTCATCTTCGTCCAGCAACGTCACCCAGGCGGCAAAGAAAACCGTATCCCGTTTATCTGCGGTGGGTGGTCGGTCGACCACCACCATATCCTCCAGCCGTTTGGAAAGGTAGCGCACCCGGCGGTCGATCTCACGCAGTTGTTTCTTGCCATAGATATATTCAGCGTTCTCTGAGCGGTCTCCCTGAGCGGCGGCTTCCTTGACCGACTGGGTCACTTCCGGACGCTTCACCTTCCACAGGTATTTCAGTTCATCGTTAAGTCTTTTGTAGCCTTCGGCGGTGATGTATTTAGAACTCCGTGGCTGTGGTGCCCGCCATCTGCCCATCTGCAGACTCCCTCTCAAATAGATGAAAATTTCCGATAAAGAATTTTAACCCTGCGCCGATAAAAACGGGACACTCTTTTGCAGACTTTCCAGATCGATCAGATGCGCACCGAACAGATTCAAACCCGGATTGAGGGCTACACCTCAGGTCTGAGCCAGGCGGTTCAGAGCGGCAGCGGTGCGCAGTTCTCCATGCTGTTGAGTCTGATCCATTCCAATCAGCAGCTGATGCGTCCGGAACAGGCCGCACAAACCTCCTCCGCTGAGTTTCGTCTGCCACAGGATGAGTCGGTTTACCCTGATCCTAATGAGCTGCATAACGATCAGGTTGTGGAGCGGTTGAATACCGCAGTGCATGACGGGCTGGTGGGCGATTTTGCTTATGTGAACGGCTATCTGCACACCCTGAGTCACAGTCCGCGCCAGCAGGCGCTGGCGTCTGATGAGTATGCCCGTGTGGGGTTGATCTCAACGGGTCAGTTGATGGTCGATGAGATCGAAACGTCGCGGCAGCAGATCCGAACGGCTGCCTGATCGATAAAGCGCAGTTGTAGCGCTCAGTTCTGCCACTGAATCTTTTCGGCGTTGCCGTTTTCTACCTTCCAGTATTCATCCGGATCATCGCCGTCGTTCCAGCCTGAGGCGATGCAGCGGATCTGGGTTGCCAGTCCTTCTGAGGCCGCGTGAGCGCAGTCCAGATCTTTCTCCCAGGGGGTTTTGTCAGACTTGAACCAGACGCTGGTCCAGGCTTTTCCGGCCACCTTTTCATGGATCATCACAGCAACTGACTCGCTGCCGAACTGAAGGCTGAGTTCATGGATCTGGCCTTTGCTGGAGAGGAACTCCACGGCCTCGGCGCTGCTGCGTAACCACTCCTCAATCTGCTCGCGGGAGCAGTTTTTAACGTAGATCTCGATATCCGGGTGTCTCTGGTCAGTCATGTTTGTCGTCGCTAATAAATCGGATGATGCGCAGGATGCTGAGGCTGATATAGCCTATGGCCGCCAGTATGAGGCCGGCGCAGAGGATGATCAAGCCAAGCAGGGCGAGTAACTCCTGAGAAACAGAGCTTTTAAGCAGAAACTCGGCACTGCCCAGCAGAATCAGGCCGATAAAGAACACCACGAAACCGATGCCGAGCATCGCCAGATTGCGGCGGGGGTTCTGCGTCAGCTGGTAAAACCAGCGTTTCAGGCGGTTTTTCATCGACGCAGAAACAGGCCCAGATTGACATCCAGTGTCAGCTCCAGTTCGGGTAGCTGGCAGATACGTTCGCGGGCTTCCTGCTTAAGTCGCTGGCCGTGAGGAGTCATCTGCAGCAGAGTGCTGATCTGCTCGGGGCTGTTCAGCGTGAACGAATAACTGACCGGCTGGATTGATTGCAGACTGAACTGCTCTGCGAGCGTGCTTACCGGGTCAAACTGGCTTTCGCGGATCTCCTGATAGATCAGTTTGCGCAGTTCTATCAGGTGTTGTTCACCGGGCCAGGCAACCAACAGGGCGGCACCGGGCTGCATGGGTTTCGCTAACGCTTCCGGCATCAGTCGGCTGAACAAGACCAGTTGCAGGCTCAGGCTGTTATCAGGCAGTGGTGTGCTGGCCCCGGAAGCAACCAGCCAGTGGATCTGTTTGCTGCGCTGGCAGGCCGCTTTGACTGCGTGCTTGGAGATATCCAGCCCGTATAGTTCTGCATCGACCTGAGCCTCTAGCAGGGCCTGTTGCAGGCGATCGGTGTAATAGCCCTCGCCGCAGCCCATATCCAGAACCGACGGGTGCTCTGTGTCACCCAGTGACGAAAGGGCCAGTTGATTGATCTGATCAGACAGGGGCTGATAAAACCCCTGATCCAGAAATGCCCGGCGTGCCTGCACCATGGCTGGATTGTCGCCCGGATCTCTGGAGCGCTTTTTATGCGCCAGCAGCAGATTCCAGTAGCCCTGACGCGCAGCGTCAAAGCTGTGGTTATTATCGCAGCGAAGGTTGGTTTCCTGCTGCTTCAGCAGGGCCTGACAGACCGGGCAGGTTAGCTGCATGCTGACTCAGCCCTTGCTCAGCAGACGGGCAAGAATGTTCTCATAAAGGTCGGACAGGGTGTCCAGATCTTTGCAGCTTACCCGTTCATCCACCTTGTGAATGGTTTTATTGATCGGGCCCAGTTCAACAACCTGAGCACCGGTCGGTGCGATAAAACGACCATCGGAGGTGCCGCCGGAGGTGGACAGCTCGGTATCCAGACCGGTAATGGCCTTGATCGATGCCTGACAGGCTTCTACCAGATTGCCTTCGGCCGTCAGGAACGGGTTGCCGGACAGCGTCCAGTCGATGTCCCATTCCAGATTGTGTTTGTTGAGAATAGCGTGGACCCGGTCTTTCAGTTCATCCGCCGTGACTTCAGTGGAGAAACGGAAGTTAAACATCACATCCACATGGCCCGGCACAACGTTGGTTACGCCGGTACCGCCATTAATGTTGGAGATCTGGAAGCTGGTTGGCGGGAAAAAGTCGTTGCCTTCATCCCAGACTTCAGCCGCCAGTTCAGCCAGCGCTGGTGCCGCCATATGGATCGGGTTTTTTACCAGATGCGGATAAGCAACATGGCCCTGCACGCCGCGCACGGTCAGACTACCGCCAAGAGAACCGCGGCGCCCGTTCTTGATTACATCACCGACCTGTTCAGTGCTGGATGGCTCGCCCACGATACACCAGGTGATCTTCTCGTTACGGGCTTCCAGATGATCCACTACACGGGTGGTTCCGTTGACCCAGGGGCCCTCTTCGTCGCTGGTGATCAGCAGGCCGATGGAGCCGTCATGGTCCGGGTGGTGCTCAATAAAGCGCTCCAGAGCGGTCATAAACGCAGCCAGACTGCCTTTCATATCGGCAGCGCCACGGCCACAGAGCATGCCCTGTTCAACCCGGGCTTCAAACGGCGGGAACTCCCAGCGCTCTTCCGGACCGGAAGGGACGACATCGGTATGGCCGGCAAAACAGAACAACGGGCCGGAATCGCCGCGGCGGGCCCAGAAGTTTTTAACCTCTTCAAACTGCAGTCGCTCGATTTTAAAACCCAGTGCTTCCAGGCGCTCAATCATCAGGTCCTGACAGCCGGCGTCCTCGGGGGTAACCGAGCGGCGGTTGATCAGGTCTTTAGCCAGTTCAATGGTGGCAGAGAGGTGTTGGGTCATAATCTGGGTTCCGCGTCAGGCAGGTTAAGGATAGTCTGTTTTAGCAGCGGCGGGAGGCCGCAGGCGGCCCGGCAGAGAGATCTGCCGGGCGTTCAGCACTTAGTTGTGCTTGTGCAGCTCTTCGTTCAGTTCGATCGCGCTTTTGTTGGTTTTCACCTCAATACGACCGTTCTGGGAGTTGCGACGGAACAGCAGGTCAGGTTTGCCGGCCAGTTCAGCGGCTTTTACGGTGCCGACTTCGTTGTTCTGGTCATCCAGCAGTGTGACTTTGGAGCCCGCAGTGACGTACAGACCCGCTTCCAGAGTGCAGCGATCGCCCAGAGGCAGACCCAGACCTGCGTTGGCACCCAGCAGGCAGTTTTCGCCAACAGAGATCACTACGTTGTTGCCGCCGGACAGAGTGCCCATCGTAGAGCATCCACCGCCCAGATCGGAACCGTTACCTACCACAACGCCCGCAGAGATACGGCCTTCAACCATGCTTACGCCCAGTGTGCCGGCGTTGAAGTTAACGAAACCTTCGTGCATAACTGTGGTGCCTTCGCCCACGTGTGCGCCCAGACGAACGCGGGTCGCGTCACCGATACGGATGCCGGCAGGTACCACGTAATCCGTCATTTTCGGGAATTTATCCACAGAGTTAACGCTCAGGATGCGGCCCTGAGCACGGGCAGCCAGCTGGCGTTTTGGCAGATCGTCCAGAGAGATAGCGCCTTCGCTGGTCCAGGCAACGTTAGGCAGCAGGCCGAAGATGCCGGTCAGGTTGATACCATGAGGCTTAACCAGACGGTGCGACAGCAGGGACAGCTTCAGGTAGGCTTCAGCCGTGCTGGCTGGCGCTTCGTCGTTTTCCAGAATGCACAGCAGCAGTGGCTGCTGAGTGCCTTCCAGAATCTCTACGATCTCTGCCTGCTCTTCAGCGCCGACAGACAGGAAGGCAGCTTCCAGATCTTTGAGCTGTGATTCCTGCAGTTCAATCGCCTGATTGCCGCCGTTATAGCCGACCTTATCGGCAACCGCCTTCAGCATCGCCTCGTCTGCGTTCAGCAGAGGTGCGTTGTAATAAACTTCCAGCAGTTCACCGGCGGAAGACTTGGTGCCTACACCCAGGCCGAATGCAAAATTTGCCATGTTAATCTCCAGATATAAATTTAAATTCGTGACTTCTCGGCGTGGGGGTTAACCCAGCAACGCCGCATATTCTGTATCTTTAAAGCCGACCTTGCGCAGCGCGCCGGTGTCCAGCACCGGGCGTTTGATCATGGCCGGATGTTCCAGCATCAGCGCGATGGCGGATGCTTCATCGATATTGGCTTTCACTTCATCAGGCTGCTGGCGCCATGTGGTGCCGCGTTTGTTGAGCAGGGTTTCCCACCCCAGCTCATCTGCCCAGCCCTGCAACTGCTCTGCGCTCAGGCCCTGTTTGCGGAAGTCGTGGAACTGATAGTCTACGCCATTGGCTTCCAGCCATTTACGGGCTTTTTTGATGGTATCGCAGTTAGGGATTCCGTAAATCGTAATCATGGGTACTCTCCGGTCATCGCTTACAGTGATTCAACGTAATCGCGGATACGTTGGGCTGCTTCCACGCACTCATCTACGGTGGCAACCAGCGCCATGCGGACAAATCCGGCACCCGGCAACTGACCTTCGGTTTCACGGGAGAGATAACGTCCCGGAAGTACGGTTACATTCTGTGAAGCGAACAGGCCCTGAGCAAATTTGTCGTCTGCAATCGGGGTTTTCGCCCAGAGGTAGAAGCTGGCTTCAGGACGCTGTACGTCCATCACCGGCTCCAGAATGCGGATCACCGCATCGAATTTATGGCGATACTGGTCGCGGTTATCGAGCACGTGGTCTTCATCTTTCCAGGCTGCAATCGACGCCAGTTGGTGCTGAATCGGCATGGAGCAGCCATGGTAAGTCCGGTAGGACAGGAACGGCCCCAGCAGAGACGCATCTCCGGCAATGAACCCGGAACGCAGACCCGGCAGGTTGGAGCGTTTCGACAGGCTGTGCATGACCACGCAGTTTTTGTAATCGTTACGGCCCAGCTCGGCACAGGCCTGCAGCAGGCCAACCGGTGGCTGCGCTTCATCCAGATAGATCTCGGAGTAGCATTCGTCTGAAGCGATAATGAAATCGTACTTGTCGGACAGTGCGATCAGTTTCTTCAGGGTGGGCAGATCGGTTACTGCGCCGGTCGGGTTGCTCGGTGAGCAGATAAACAGCAACTGGCAACGCTGCCATACGGATTCAGGAATGGCATCATAATCCGGGATAAAACCGTTTTCCGGCAGGCAGTTCAGGTAGTACGGCTCTGCACCTGCCAGATAAGCGGCGCCTTCGTATATTTGATAGAACGGATTTGGCGACAGTACCAGCGCATCCGGGGCGCGGTTGACCGCGGCCTGAGTGAAGGCAAAGATCGCTTCACGGGTACCGTTAACTGGCAGGACATGGTCTTCTGCATTCAGGCTGCCTTCGGCCAGTTGGAAGCGACGGGTGCACCACTCAGCAATCGCCTGACGCAGCTCCGGCATCCCTTTGGTGGTCGGGTAGTTGGCCAGTTTATCGATATTATCGGTCAGACACTCAGCGACGAACGGTGGTGCCGGGTGTTTCGGTTCACCGATGGAGAGGGCAATATGTTCCAGATCCGCCGGTGGCGTTACCTCAGCTTTGAGTGCGGTCAGTTTTTCAAATGGGTAGGGCTGGAGCAGACTGAGATCGCGGTTCATACAGGTCCTATAAACGCCCTTGGCCGGGCCGGTTGGTGAAAACAGAGAGCAGAAATTCAGGCGCAAAATTATACCTGAGAACCGCACTAGGATTAAGACCTATTTTTTGTCGGTTCTGGCTGAATTATCGCTGCTCAGTTGTGGTTGGCGGGCATGAAAAACCTGCCATCCGAGTGGGGAGGAATAAGGTTAAAGCATTGTAAAGCAACAGCTTGGCGTGTTTGTTTCTGATCTCATCACTTGGAGTCCGGGGAAAATACAACTATTCTGCAAAGAAACGACTAACAAATGTTTGAAAAAACAGCCAATGCTATGAACGAGAGACGAATTCATCCCCGCATCCATGTGCAGTTACCGGCTGAGCTGGCAACCCGGGAGGGGGAGTCAGTGGACGTCAGTCTGATTAACCTCAGTCTGGGAGGGATGCTGGTGGAAGGCGGGCCTGAAATGGCCGGGCTGAAGCCACCGGTTATCGGGGCTCCGCTGGAGCTGTACCTGCATTTTGGTATCGATGATCAGCCCCTGCACTGCCTTTGCCGGGTGGTCTACAACCAGCGCCAGTCGCAAACATGCCTGCGTTACGGCCTGTCTATTCTCAGCATCGACCAGCAGGCGAGTCAGGTGCTGCAGGGCTTTATTGATCGGCACCTGCACTAAGCAGGTGCCACGATCTATTGCGCAGTCACCTGTTTATCCTGCTCCGGGAGGTCATGGTTTTTCAGCCCCAGCCTGCTGCGCATATCTTCGATAAACGTCAGGGTTGCCGGTACAAACAGCAGGATCAGCAGTGTGCCGTAAGCGAGACCAAAAACGATAGCAACCGCCATCGGAATCAGGAACTGGGCCTGCAGCGAGGTCTCAAACAGAATCGGCGTCAGACCGGCAATGGTGGTCAGGGAGGTCAGTAATACCGCCCGCAAACGCTGACACGCCGCTTCTACAATGGCCTCTTCTACGGCCATACCGGTTTTTCGCAGTTGTTTGTAAAACGTCACGAGCACAATCGAGTCGTTAATGACGATACCGGACAAGCCGAAACAGCCGAACAGCGAAAGGATGGTCATGCTCAGGCCCATTACGCCGTGGCCCAGAATCGCACCGGTCAGCCCCAGAGGAATCGCCAGCATCACCGCAATCGGCCAGCTATAAGACGCGAAGACCCAGGCGAGGATAATGAAAATCAGCGTCAGAGCCAGGAACAGGCCGAGCTTCATGTCGTCGAGGGTTTCGCGCTGACTCTTGTTTTTACCCTCAAAGCTGGCGCTGATACCGTACTGGCTGAGAATCTGATCCAGTTTGCCTGCCTTCAGGTCGGCGATGATCTCATCGGCGTTGGCTGCGGATTCATCCAGATCGGCGGTCACTTTGATCGACAGTTGTCCGTCCACCCGGGTCAGGGTATCGAGCCCCTGTTTAGCGCGGAAACTGACGACGTTACTCAGCGGTGTGGTGCCGCCATCGGGCAGTACCACCGGCAGTTGCTCGATACTGCTGAGCCGGTCCCGCTCGGATTCACGCAACTGAATGCGTACTTCTACCTCATCACGATTCTGGTAGAAGTTCTGTACCTCCATGCCATCAAACGCGGCCCGTAACTGACGGCCGACGCTGTCCAGCGTCATACCGGCGATTTTACCGGCCGGCGTCAGCTCGTAGATCAACTGAGATTTACCAAATGGCAGGTCGTCGTCGATATTGCTCAGGCCGACATAACCTTTCAGCAACTCCTGCAAATCCAGTGATGCCTGTTTGATATTGCGGATATCGGTGCCGGAAAGCTTAACCTCGATCGGTTTGCCCGGTGGCCCGGTCTGGGAAACATCGATGGAGAACTTTTCGATACCGGCCGGGAGCACAATCCGTTTTCGCCAGGCACGGTTCAGTTCCGCCGTGCTGATTTCGCGGCTGTCGCCGGGCTGCAGCTCAATCAGCAGGGAGCCAAATTCGTCACCGCTGTTGCCCGATGCGGAGGTGCGGGAGAAGGCGGCGCTGCGCAGTCGCTGGAAGGCTACTTTAACATTGCCTCCTCCCAGTGCTGCGTCTGTCTCTGCCAGCGTTTTGTCCAGATGGAGGATAAAACGGTCGACGATCTGGCTGTCGGTACCGGCAGCAAATTGTACGTTTGCAACCATGCTGTCGCGTTCAACCGCCGGGAAAAAGGTGAATTTGATCCGCCCGCCGGCCATCAGACCGATGGCAAGGATAAACATCGCCAGAGCGGCGGCCACAGTGGCTCCCCGGTAACGCACCGCCAGTTTCACCAGACGGCGGAAACGGTGGTCACGGAAGTGGTTGAACGCATTGTCCAGCCGGATACGCAGGGGCGAAGGGTGCAGGTCCTGAACCCCTTTAATGCTGTGGTGCAGGTGGCCGGGCAGGATCAGGAAACACTCGACCAACGAGGCGAGAATCACACAGATCACGACCGTCGGAATATCGATGAGGATATTACCGATCCGGCCGCTGATCAGCAGCAGTGGCAAAAACGCGGCGATGGTGGTCAGAGATGAGGCGGTAACCGGGGCCAGCATCCGGTGGGCGCCGCCGATCGCGGCCTGCAGGCCGGGTTCGCCGCGCTGAACGTGGGTCAGGGTGTCCTCTCCGACGACGATTGCATCGTCAACAATGATCCCCAGCGCCATGATAAGGCCGAACAGGCTGATCATATTGATCGTGCCGCCAATACCGTACAGTACTGCCAACGTCGCCAGGAACGAGACCGGAATGCCCACGGTGACCCAGAAGGCGACCCGGGCGTTCAGAAACAGGAACAGAATGGCGATGACCAGTACCAGCCCACTGAGGCCGTTTTTCAGCAGCAGGTTGATACGCTGTTGCACCGGTTGCCAGCGCTCGTCATAGGTGACCATGCTGATATTGGCCGGCAGGGTGGGCCGGGTTTCCTCCAGCCACTGGTTGAGAATTCTGGCGGATTTCAGGGTGTCCTGATTTTCGGTGCGGCGCAGGCGAATCATCACCGCAGGGTTGCCTTTGTACTGCAGCAGTACCTGACTGTCTTTAGTGGTCAGTCTGACGTCTGCGATATCGCCGAGACGAACCAGACGCCCCTCCTGATCGGTGATTACCGGTAACTGGCGAAACCCTTCTGCATCACGCTGCTGATTCAGGCTGCGAATCTGCCGCGCGCCGTCGCCTTTCGCGGCGGTGCCGGCGGGCAGATCAAGGCTGCGCAGGCGGATGCTGCTGGCCACGTCGGCCATGGTCATGTTCAGTTCGTTCAGTTGTTCTGCGGCCAGCTCGATCCGGATCTGCCGGTCGGGCAGGCCGGTAAAGTCGATCTTGTTAATGCCCCGGTCGAGCAGCTCCTGCTCAAAGCGCTGGGCGAAAGGACGCAGCTCCTCCAGCGATCCATTTTCACTGCTGATAATCAGGCTGGCGATCTGCTCGTAGCGGATTACCCGCTGCACCAGTGGTTCCTCCACATCGGAGGGTAGCTCCCGGCGCACGTTGTCGATCTTCTGATTTACCTCATCGAGCAGGTAATCAACATCGGTGTCTTCATCCACCTCGATACGAATGGAGGCAGAGCCCTGTTGGGCGGTGGAGTAGAGGGTGTCGATACCGGTCAGGGATTTCAGCTCCTCCTCAATTGGCAGGATGACGGAACTTTCTACATCCTCGGCGGCGGCGCCACTCCAGGGGACAGACACGGTGATGATGTCCAGCTCGAAGCTGGGGAAAAACTGAGTATTGAGATTTTTCAGCCCCCAGACACCGGCGAGGATCATCAGCATCATAAACAGGTTTGCTGCCACCCGGTGGCTGGCGAAGACGGCTGTCAGATTTTGCATAGGCCCCTGATAGTTATTCATCAGAGGCTCCCTGAGCCGCGATTACGTCGGGTTCTGTGACGTCTTTCACCCTGAGCCCGGAGATCGCATTGGGTAACTGAGTGGTGATAATCCGGTCGCCGGCACGGATCTGCGGGCTGCGAATCAGCACCCGTTCAGCCCCGTCTGAGGTGACGAGATCGCCGATCCGATCCACTTCAACCGCAGTCATTCGTCCCTCTTTTTCCAGATAGACACGGTTCAGGCCGTAGAGTGCGAGGGGAGAAACCGCGATGCTCTGTTCTACAGCGGGCATCTGGATTTTTATCGCCAGAGAACGGCCGGGTTCGGGCAGGTAGGTTCCGTTTTCAATCCGGAACAGGGCATCAACCCCGGCCCGACCGGAACCGACCGCCGCGGCGACACGGTCGAGACTCAGGGTCAGGGTCTGACCGTCCAGATTGGCCTGACCGCGTATTTCTGCATCGATCTGCTGACGTAGCAGGGGCAGTAAGCGGTTGGGGATTTGTGCACGTACTTCGAGTCGTTCCTGACTGTACATACTGAGCAGCGCAGCACCGGTTTGAACCCGGTCGCCGGGAGCGACGTTGAGGCTGGCAATACGGCCTGTAAACGGGGCTCGGATCTGGGTGCGCTGCAGGTCGAGTTCGGCGGCCTGAAGCAGGCTGCGGGCACGTTTAAGCTGGGCTTCCAGTTGGTTCAGGCGGTTAGGATGGTCTGCAATCGCCTGCTCACGCTGGGTGATGGAGAGAGACTGCTGGTGGTAGTCCCGGCGTGCGGTATCCAGTTGCTCCTGGCTGCTCACCTTGCGTTTAATCAGGTTCTGATAGCGCTCTACGGTTTTCAGGCTGAGCTGCTGTAGCTGTTTTTCGATTTTCAGTGCGTTGAGGTCGGTCTGGTGGCGGACTTTTTCCGCATCGATCTGAGCCAGATAGTTGTCCACATCGGCCTGACGTTGCTCGACCAGCAGACGGGCGTCCCGGTCATCCAGCTGAATTAATAACTGATCCGCTTCAGCGGCACGCCCTTCATCGGTATCAACGCGTTGGACAAATGCAGTGACTGCGGCCGTCATGTGGGTCATTCGCGGTGATTCAACCTTGCCATAGAGCGTCAGTACCGGTTGATGGTTGCCGGGCTCGGCGCTGACGGTCTGCACGCTCCATACTTTTTCGGTGACCGGGCGGGAGGGGGCCTGAGGTTTACTTTTTATCAGCAGGAAAAAGGCACCTGTAGCAACGCTGACGATGATCAGTGGCAGCAGCCATTTAACCAGACGGGAGTGATTTGCAGTTGAAGAATTGCTCATGTTCCGAATCCATTACTCAACGGGAGACACCTCTTGGCTGACATAGTATCTGATTCCGTTCGCCGCAGTCAGCTTTTGTCGGTGATCTTTACAATTAGAGTGTCCGTGCTAACTTACTGAAATCATTTGCATCGGGAGAGACTATGCGTACCAGTAGCATACGTTGTTTGAACGCCAGTGGATTTCACCGCATGGTTTACCATGAGTGGGGCAGCGCTGATAACGAACGGGTGGTGGTCTGTGTCCATGGCCTGGCGCGTAACAGTCGCGATTTCGATGATCTGGCGCTGGCACTTTCCCGGGATTACCGGGTGATCTGCCCGGATGTGGTGGGGCGTGGACAGAGCGACTGGCTGCCTGCCGGACAGGCCTATGCGATTCCTCAATACCTGAATGATATGACGGCGCTGCTGGCGCGACTGGACGTTGACGAAGTGGACTGGGTAGGCACCTCCATGGGCGGCATTATCGGGATCTGTCTGGCTGCAATGCCCGGCTCACCGATCCGGCGGCTGGTTCTGAATGATATCGGGGCGTTTGTTCCCGCCTCGGCGCTGCAGCGGATCAGTGATTATCTGGGTGAAAAAACCTTCGCCAGCCTCAATGAGGTAGAAGCCTTTATGCGGGAGACCTATCTGGCGTTGCGCAATCTCAGTGATCGTCAGTGGCAGCATCTGGCTCTGCACGGCAGTA encodes the following:
- a CDS encoding ArsC family reductase, encoding MITIYGIPNCDTIKKARKWLEANGVDYQFHDFRKQGLSAEQLQGWADELGWETLLNKRGTTWRQQPDEVKANIDEASAIALMLEHPAMIKRPVLDTGALRKVGFKDTEYAALLG
- the dapE gene encoding succinyl-diaminopimelate desuccinylase; this translates as MTQHLSATIELAKDLINRRSVTPEDAGCQDLMIERLEALGFKIERLQFEEVKNFWARRGDSGPLFCFAGHTDVVPSGPEERWEFPPFEARVEQGMLCGRGAADMKGSLAAFMTALERFIEHHPDHDGSIGLLITSDEEGPWVNGTTRVVDHLEARNEKITWCIVGEPSSTEQVGDVIKNGRRGSLGGSLTVRGVQGHVAYPHLVKNPIHMAAPALAELAAEVWDEGNDFFPPTSFQISNINGGTGVTNVVPGHVDVMFNFRFSTEVTADELKDRVHAILNKHNLEWDIDWTLSGNPFLTAEGNLVEACQASIKAITGLDTELSTSGGTSDGRFIAPTGAQVVELGPINKTIHKVDERVSCKDLDTLSDLYENILARLLSKG
- a CDS encoding efflux RND transporter permease subunit; amino-acid sequence: MNNYQGPMQNLTAVFASHRVAANLFMMLMILAGVWGLKNLNTQFFPSFELDIITVSVPWSGAAAEDVESSVILPIEEELKSLTGIDTLYSTAQQGSASIRIEVDEDTDVDYLLDEVNQKIDNVRRELPSDVEEPLVQRVIRYEQIASLIISSENGSLEELRPFAQRFEQELLDRGINKIDFTGLPDRQIRIELAAEQLNELNMTMADVASSIRLRSLDLPAGTAAKGDGARQIRSLNQQRDAEGFRQLPVITDQEGRLVRLGDIADVRLTTKDSQVLLQYKGNPAVMIRLRRTENQDTLKSARILNQWLEETRPTLPANISMVTYDERWQPVQQRINLLLKNGLSGLVLVIAILFLFLNARVAFWVTVGIPVSFLATLAVLYGIGGTINMISLFGLIMALGIIVDDAIVVGEDTLTHVQRGEPGLQAAIGGAHRMLAPVTASSLTTIAAFLPLLLISGRIGNILIDIPTVVICVILASLVECFLILPGHLHHSIKGVQDLHPSPLRIRLDNAFNHFRDHRFRRLVKLAVRYRGATVAAALAMFILAIGLMAGGRIKFTFFPAVERDSMVANVQFAAGTDSQIVDRFILHLDKTLAETDAALGGGNVKVAFQRLRSAAFSRTSASGNSGDEFGSLLIELQPGDSREISTAELNRAWRKRIVLPAGIEKFSIDVSQTGPPGKPIEVKLSGTDIRNIKQASLDLQELLKGYVGLSNIDDDLPFGKSQLIYELTPAGKIAGMTLDSVGRQLRAAFDGMEVQNFYQNRDEVEVRIQLRESERDRLSSIEQLPVVLPDGGTTPLSNVVSFRAKQGLDTLTRVDGQLSIKVTADLDESAANADEIIADLKAGKLDQILSQYGISASFEGKNKSQRETLDDMKLGLFLALTLIFIILAWVFASYSWPIAVMLAIPLGLTGAILGHGVMGLSMTILSLFGCFGLSGIVINDSIVLVTFYKQLRKTGMAVEEAIVEAACQRLRAVLLTSLTTIAGLTPILFETSLQAQFLIPMAVAIVFGLAYGTLLILLFVPATLTFIEDMRSRLGLKNHDLPEQDKQVTAQ
- the dapD gene encoding 2,3,4,5-tetrahydropyridine-2,6-dicarboxylate N-succinyltransferase; amino-acid sequence: MANFAFGLGVGTKSSAGELLEVYYNAPLLNADEAMLKAVADKVGYNGGNQAIELQESQLKDLEAAFLSVGAEEQAEIVEILEGTQQPLLLCILENDEAPASTAEAYLKLSLLSHRLVKPHGINLTGIFGLLPNVAWTSEGAISLDDLPKRQLAARAQGRILSVNSVDKFPKMTDYVVPAGIRIGDATRVRLGAHVGEGTTVMHEGFVNFNAGTLGVSMVEGRISAGVVVGNGSDLGGGCSTMGTLSGGNNVVISVGENCLLGANAGLGLPLGDRCTLEAGLYVTAGSKVTLLDDQNNEVGTVKAAELAGKPDLLFRRNSQNGRIEVKTNKSAIELNEELHKHN
- a CDS encoding putative RNA methyltransferase → MQLTCPVCQALLKQQETNLRCDNNHSFDAARQGYWNLLLAHKKRSRDPGDNPAMVQARRAFLDQGFYQPLSDQINQLALSSLGDTEHPSVLDMGCGEGYYTDRLQQALLEAQVDAELYGLDISKHAVKAACQRSKQIHWLVASGASTPLPDNSLSLQLVLFSRLMPEALAKPMQPGAALLVAWPGEQHLIELRKLIYQEIRESQFDPVSTLAEQFSLQSIQPVSYSFTLNSPEQISTLLQMTPHGQRLKQEARERICQLPELELTLDVNLGLFLRR
- the greB gene encoding transcription elongation factor GreB translates to MGRWRAPQPRSSKYITAEGYKRLNDELKYLWKVKRPEVTQSVKEAAAQGDRSENAEYIYGKKQLREIDRRVRYLSKRLEDMVVVDRPPTADKRDTVFFAAWVTLLDEDEQEKRYRIVGPDEIDAGSDYISMDSPLARLLLKKQLGDEVCLTKPDGSEIWYEIIAIDYNEASPL
- a CDS encoding PilZ domain-containing protein: MNERRIHPRIHVQLPAELATREGESVDVSLINLSLGGMLVEGGPEMAGLKPPVIGAPLELYLHFGIDDQPLHCLCRVVYNQRQSQTCLRYGLSILSIDQQASQVLQGFIDRHLH
- the dapC gene encoding succinyldiaminopimelate transaminase, with translation MNRDLSLLQPYPFEKLTALKAEVTPPADLEHIALSIGEPKHPAPPFVAECLTDNIDKLANYPTTKGMPELRQAIAEWCTRRFQLAEGSLNAEDHVLPVNGTREAIFAFTQAAVNRAPDALVLSPNPFYQIYEGAAYLAGAEPYYLNCLPENGFIPDYDAIPESVWQRCQLLFICSPSNPTGAVTDLPTLKKLIALSDKYDFIIASDECYSEIYLDEAQPPVGLLQACAELGRNDYKNCVVMHSLSKRSNLPGLRSGFIAGDASLLGPFLSYRTYHGCSMPIQHQLASIAAWKDEDHVLDNRDQYRHKFDAVIRILEPVMDVQRPEASFYLWAKTPIADDKFAQGLFASQNVTVLPGRYLSRETEGQLPGAGFVRMALVATVDECVEAAQRIRDYVESL